One segment of Carassius auratus strain Wakin chromosome 2, ASM336829v1, whole genome shotgun sequence DNA contains the following:
- the LOC113116768 gene encoding ras-responsive element-binding protein 1-like gives MEMESASPEKNVSSAVGAADVNEQSHLSEEAVNHQSSTHTPEPLEEADYDGTDKPEDEEEGGVGTEEELSSINSMMSTVMNVGQINGVDSEPTKISPRNTAKSPSVNRTGRRNQEVKDERSSFICPLCNKNCMTQHQLTMHIRQHNTDSGGTDHSCSICGKALSSASSLDRHMLVHSGERPYKCVRCGQTFTTNGNMHRHMKIHEKDANSFPISSSSQLINRRRPSKRKSYVEDEVEQAEEPPVKKTMLIQKSGEDDSVKSEEEILHCPICFKTFNCKYDLETHMDTHPDTTLRCSICCITFRTHRGLLRHNTAIHKQLPTDPSGRPFIQNNPSIPLGFGDLAFIDFSCQKFPHIAQVWCETNLRRCCSKFHKFVCEDCNKAFPIQQSLDLHKSSHKRSTDPCIEPQEHNADGVMDAPKVNSNSTDSKEVNELVSHVDNTSSDGKNGFMECLGLQHSSLLKPEKSEEQIQQEILDSIRFINIETPSTNLPQESSSNPGNSILEPVSLQAVNNNTALGVLSLQPLHGVFSGGMFVPISGQAAVELADIEQILKLAASVPPQMSLSLVAKGLGSPLQVDPKQIASLKQKPLITPRSSMGASTPPPPVMNAQQASSGNISPSLPPQTDQQVRTARQSSASSSSSTSSSPTNWETTQLGQDVIGNTIISYETGKQEEFDGKEKESRILCKKTIKTEFPCRFCKEVFSFLGGLQAHMRHHLGASPYQCTICSYAAPDKATLIRHLRTHSGERPYVCRLCHYPFTVKANCERHLRKKHMKNTRKDIEKNIEYVTTSSSVSGVIGEGTLDLIDPAGAGNASCRFCGQDLKNYRALQIHLRTHNGCQRKPFECKQCGAAFLAKRNCIHHLLKHHPDVPEREIEEHIKSLVPVGGEATTQANPPTSNGLVNGTIPQNVGPFSGPIEDQDQPLDFSSKSQKTIASNVKLEGTASPLFNDCSMEPIDLSIPKDPEKKRMVKELPQSMSLNHQDIKKEQTQEKTPGLLAALPVSISSLATALPSDLTKPFTRLKPLLPKPSSVSSTEMAPLASIAQIISSVSATPVLIETGIDGKHSVSTMDFNTLSEKKGPLGTTKLDTIQNGSSDNSKKRGKKRPFQEEICDPRTPAGFGIDLESSGEFPSVEKMLATTDSNKFSPYLQPSQMEPMKEEKEMQTVNEEAKEGREDKPKKPSQNKGKKNAYSNSVQKMTCPYCPRLFPWASSLQRHMLTHTGQKPYPCPQCESFFSTKSNCERHLLRKHGMSNRTLQNSGSRPRTKTDEGSQGSTGTIESVSDTEPPVARDIMDLSSVNPKQEDGASSPEQAPEQTGQSATEQTDSSSDSNQARPAEGSPGTVENNDDDSQSNNSLDINLAKTLVDFKLSGVEQHQPKSTAEPVSPPDEFPHTCATCKKTFRHAATLNRHQKTHIQEVQPEDGGKKGRRQPAPQNPVAAPRKEMEQDAKLDDDEKDENSSCVESGVDEEEKEREEMSDDEEELRALEEEGDPAGGKTDKRKKICAVCSKRFWSLQDLTRHMRSHTGERPYKCQTCHRTFTLKHSLVRHQRVHQKPTDEAEMNEEMDGGREILEGKEVRCSSESQSEATAPMQSENECEAAGAPQEEESEGHMEDIKEQQHPEDTSVEMESAEEPDKEPQSDGAEQEEHQTLAASVEAQ, from the exons ATGG AAATGGAAAGTGCCTCCCCTGAGAAGAATGTCAGCAGTGCTGTTGGTGCTGCTGATGTGAATGAACAGTCTCATTTGTCAGAAGAGGCTGTGAACCATCagtcctccacacacacaccagaacCTCTCGAAG AAGCAGACTATGATGGAACGGACAAAccagaagatgaagaagaaggtGGAGTTGGAACAGAAGAGGAGCTGTCCTCCATCAACTCCATGATGAGCACTGTGATGAATGTGGGCCAGATCAATGGAGTCGATTCTGAGCCCACTAAAATATCTCCCAGAAATACCGCCAAATCGCCTTCCGTCAATCGTACTGGGAGAAGAAATCAG GAAGTCAAAGACGAACGCTCAAGCTTCATTTGCCCCTTGTGTAACAAAAACTGCATGACACAGCACCAGCTCACCATGCATATCAGACAG CATAACACAGATAGTGGGGGCACTGACCACTCCTGCAGTATCTGTGGGAAGGCTTTGAGCTCGGCCAGCTCTCTGGACCGCCACATGCTGGTTCACAGTGGAGAGAGGCCTTACAAGTGTGTGAGATGTGGTCAGACTTTCACTACCAATGGGAACATGCACAG GCACATGAAAATTCATgaaaaagatgcaaacagttttcCTATATCCAGTTCTTCCCAACTAATCAACCGTCGACGACCCTCTAAGAGGAAGTCTTATGTAGAGGATGAAGTGGAGCAGGCTGAGGAGCCACCAGTTAAAAAG ACAATGTTGATCCAAAAGTCTGGAGAGGATGATTCTGTTAAAAGTGAAGAAGAGATCCTTCACTGTCCCATCTGCTTTAAGACATTCAACTGTAAATATGATCTGGaaacacacatggacacacatcCTGACACTACACTCAG GTGTAGCATTTGTTGCATTACCTTTCGCACGCACCGCGGTCTTCTGCGTCATAACACTGCCATTCATAAGCAGCTTCCCACTGACCCCTCCGGACGACCCTTTATTCAGAATAACCCCTCTATCCCTCTGGGGTTTGGTGACCTGGCTTTCATTGACTTCAGCTGTCAAAAATTTCCTCATATTGCACAG GTCTGGTGTGAGACTAATTTGCGCAGATGCTGTAGCAAGTTCCACAAATTTGTGTGTGAGGACTGCAACAAGGCCTTCCCTATTCAGCAGTCTCTGGATCTCCACAAATCCTCACACAAAAGAAGCACAGACCCCTGCATTGAACCTCAGGAACATAACGCAGATGGTGTTATGGATGCTCCCAAAGTTAACTCCAATTCCACGGATTCCAAGGAGGTCAATGAACTGGTATCACATGTTGATAATACCAGTTCAGATGGGAAAAATGGTTTTATGGAGTGCCTGGGTCTCCAACACTCCTCCTTGCTCAAGCCAGAGAAATCAGAAGAGCAAATTCAACAGGAAATTTTAGACAGCATTCGCTTCATTAATATCGAGACACCTTCAACAAATCTACCTCAAGAAAGTAGCAGCAATCCTGGCAACTCGATTTTGGAACCTGTCTCTCTTCAAGCCGTGAACAATAATACTGCCCTCGGTGTCCTGTCTCTACAGCCGCTCCATGGTGTTTTCAGCGGTGGTATGTTTGTCCCAATAAGTGGTCAAGCTGCAGTGGAGCTGGCAGACATTGAACAAATCCTTAAGCTTGCAGCCTCTGTGCCACCTCAGATGTCTTTGTCCTTGGTTGCCAAAGGTCTGGGCAGTCCTCTACAAGTGGACCCCAAACAGATTGCTTCTCTGAAGCAAAAACCCTTAATAACTCCTCGATCCAGCATGGGTGCCTCCACACCCCCTCCGCCCGTCATGAATGCCCAACAGGCCTCATCGGGCAACATCAGTCCTAGCCTTCCACCCCAAACAGATCAACAAGTGAGAACTGCCAGACAGTCATCAGCCTCCTCTTCGTCCTCAACCTCGTCCTCTCCTACCAACTGGGAGACTACTCAACTGGGGCAAGATGTCATAGGAAACACGATTATCTCATATGAAACTGGAAAGCAAGAGGAGTTTGACGGCAAAGAGAAGGAATCGAGAATTTTGTGCAAGAAGACAATCAAGACTGAGTTCCCTTGTCGGTTCTGCAAAGAAGTTTTTTCATTCTTGGGTGGCCTCCAGGCTCATATGCGTCACCATCTTGGAGCGTCACCGTACCAATGCACCATTTGTAGCTATGCCGCTCCTGACAAAGCGACGCTGATTCGACATCTCAGAACACATAGCGGTGAGCGGCCATACGTCTGCCGCCTCTGTCACTACCCTTTCACTGTGAAGGCCAACTGTGAGCGTCATTTGCGCAAGAAACATATGAAGAACACACGCAAAGACATAGAGAAAAACATCGAATATGTAACCACCTCCTCTAGTGTAAGTGGTGTAATTGGAGAGGGTACACTAGACCTCATTGATCCCGCCGGTGCCGGTAACGCATCTTGTCGATTTTGTGGGCAGGACCTTAAGAATTACAGAGCACTTCAGATTCACCTGCGAACGCACAATGGATGTCAGCGGAAGCCATTCGAGTGTAAGCAATGTGGGGCGGCGTTTCTCGCTAAAAGGAACTGTATTCACCATTTGCTAAAGCACCATCCAGATGTTCCAGAAAGAGAAATTGAAGAACACATCAAAAGTCTTGTACCGGTTGGAGGAGAGGCCACCACTCAAGCCAACCCTCCAACCTCAAATGGGCTGGTTAACGGCACCATTCCTCAGAATGTAGGTCCTTTCTCTGGACCTATTGAGGACCAGGACCAGCCTTTAGATTTCTCTAGCAAATCTCAAAAAACGATTGCCTCAAATGTTAAACTTGAAGGAACAGCATCTCCTCTGTTTAATGACTGCTCTATGGAACCCATTGATCTCTCAATACCTAAGGATCCTGAGAAGAAGAGAATGGTTAAAGAACTGCCTCAGAGCATGTCTCTGAATCATCAAGATATCAAGAAAGAACAGACCCAGGAAAAGACCCCTGGTCTTCTTGCAGCTCTCCCAGTCTCCATTTCAAGCCTGGCCACTGCTCTGCCCAGTGACCTTACTAAGCCTTTTACTCGCTTAAAGCCATTGCTACCCAAACCATCTTCGGTGTCCAGTACTGAAATGGCACCACTGGCCTCCATTGCTCAGATAATCTCATCTGTCTCAGCTACTCCAGTGCTGATCGAAACAGGAATAGATGGCAAACACAGCGTTAGCACAATGGATTTTAATACACTAAGTGAAAAGAAGGGTCCCTTAGGCACAACCAAACTGGATACCATTCAAAATGGCTCTTCTGATAACTCAAAAAAGAGAGGCAAAAAGAGACCATTTCAGGAGGAGATCTGTGATCCGAGAACACCAGCAGGCTTTGGCATCGACCTGGAGTCAAGTGGCGAGTTTCCCAGTGTGGAGAAAATGCTAGCTACCACAGactcaaataaattcagcccCTACTTACAGCCCAGTCAGATGGAGCCAatgaaggaggagaaagagatgCAGACTGTCAATGAGGAGGCAAAAGAGGGACGAGAGGATAAGCCAAAGAAACCTTCACAGAACAAAGGAAAAAAGAATGCTTATTCGAATTCAGTGCAGAAAATGACCTGCCCATACTGCCCACGTCTGTTCCCTTGGGCCAGCTCACTGCAAAGGCATATGttaacacacacag GTCAGAAGCCATACCCTTGTCCTCAGTGTGAGTCATTCTTCTCCACCAAGTCAAACTGTGAGCGCCATCTGCTCCGCAAACATGGGATGTCTAATCGGACTCTTCAAAACAGTGGATCTCGACCCAGAACTAAGACTGACGAAGGATCCCAAGGAAGCACTGGCACTATTG AGAGTGTATCTGACACTGAACCTCCTGTAGCCAGAGACATCATGGATCTGAGCTCTGTCAACCCCAAACAAGAGGACGGAGCTTCATCTCCGGAACAAGCACCAGAACAAACAGGACAATCAGCCACTGAACAAACAGACAGCAGCTCAGACTCAAACCAAGCACGGCCAGCTGAGGGAAGCCCCGGGACAGTAGAAAATAACGATGATGACTCTCAAAGCAATAACAGTCTTGATATAAACCTCGCCAAGACGCTTGTAGACTTCAAGCTTTCTGGAGTGGAGCAGCACCAGCCTAAATCAACCGCTGAACCGGTTTCTCCACCAGATGAGTTCCCCCACACCTGTGCGACCTGCAAGAAGACCTTTCGCCATGCAGCCACTCTCAACCGGCACCAGAAAACTCACATTCAGGAGGTCCAGCCAGAGGATGGAGGCAAAAAGGGAAGACGCCAACCTGCTCCTCAAAACCCAGTCGCAGCTCCCAGAAAGGAGATGGAGCAGGACGCAAAGTTAGATGATGATGAAAAGGACGAGAACAGCAGCTGTGTGGAAAGTGGTGTTgatgaggaggagaaggagagggagGAGATGagtgatgatgaagaagagctCAGGGCTTTGGAAGAGGAGGGCGACCCGGCGGGAGGCAAAACCGACAAAAGGAAGAAGATCTGTGCTGTGTGCAGCAAACGTTTTTGGAGCCTGCAAGACCTGACCAGACACATGCGCTCACATACCG GTGAGCGACCTTATAAGTGCCAAACCTGTCATCGCACCTTCACCCTGAAGCACAGTCTGGTGAGGCATCAACGCGTCCACCAGAAACCCACAGATGAGGCAGAAATGAATGAAGAAATGGATGGAGGTAGAGAAATTCTGGAGGGGAAAGAGGTCAGGTGTTCATCTGAAAGTCAAAGTGAAGCAACAGCTCCAATGCAGAGTGAGAATGAATGTGAAGCAGCAGGAGCTCCCCAAGAAGAAGAGAGTGAAGGACACATGGAGGACATTAAGGAGCAGCAGCACCCTGAAGATACATCCGTGGAGATGGAATCTGCTGAAGAACCTGACAAAGAGCCTCAGTCAGATGGGGCTGAACAGGAGGAGCATCAAACGCTAGCTGCCTCAGTAGAGGCCCAATGA